In the Burkholderiales bacterium genome, one interval contains:
- a CDS encoding isocitrate lyase/PEP mutase family protein: MSKGKELKALINAPEIVITPGVYDGFSARLIASAGFRTATISGAGTSESRLGWADRGIMGLSENLENARRIADCTDLLLQADADTGYGNALNVYFVVQAFEKAGMAAIMIEDQVWPKRCGHMAGKQVIPAEEMVQKIKAAVDARRDSGFVIKARTDAATPLGLDEAIRRLNLYAEAGADCVFADALSSREDIAKVAKSVSKPLSVNMGLGIRARKTTPLIPPKYLQELGVAQISYPRLLSAAALRGMMNALDVFKTDVLGANKSVDRPDLSVNFEELNDLMGMKALDELEKKYTGG, from the coding sequence ATGTCCAAAGGCAAGGAACTGAAGGCGCTCATCAACGCGCCCGAAATCGTCATCACCCCCGGCGTCTACGACGGATTTTCGGCGAGGCTCATCGCGAGCGCGGGTTTCAGGACCGCGACCATCTCGGGCGCGGGCACGTCGGAGAGCCGCCTCGGCTGGGCCGACCGCGGCATCATGGGCCTCTCGGAGAACCTCGAGAACGCGCGGCGCATCGCCGACTGCACCGATCTGCTGCTGCAGGCCGACGCCGACACCGGCTACGGCAACGCCCTCAACGTGTACTTCGTCGTGCAGGCGTTCGAGAAGGCGGGCATGGCCGCGATCATGATCGAGGACCAGGTATGGCCCAAGCGCTGCGGCCACATGGCGGGCAAGCAGGTCATCCCCGCGGAGGAGATGGTGCAGAAGATCAAGGCCGCGGTCGACGCGCGCCGCGACTCGGGGTTCGTCATCAAGGCGCGCACCGATGCGGCGACTCCGCTCGGTCTCGATGAAGCGATCCGCCGCTTGAACCTGTACGCGGAGGCCGGCGCCGATTGCGTGTTCGCCGATGCGCTCTCGTCGCGCGAGGACATCGCGAAAGTCGCGAAGAGCGTCTCCAAGCCGCTCTCGGTCAACATGGGCCTCGGCATCCGCGCGCGAAAGACCACGCCGCTCATCCCACCGAAGTACTTGCAGGAGCTCGGCGTGGCGCAGATCAGCTATCCGCGCCTGCTGTCCGCCGCGGCGCTGCGCGGCATGATGAACGCGCTCGACGTGTTCAAGACCGACGTGCTCGGGGCGAACAAGTCGGTCGATCGGCCGGATCTGTCGGTCAATTTCGAAGAGCTCAACGATCTCATGGGCATGAAGGCGCTCGATGAGCTCGAGAAGAAATACACGGGCGGTTGA
- a CDS encoding aconitase/3-isopropylmalate dehydratase large subunit family protein → MGMTIAEKILANKGGRDVVGPGDIVTVEVDTVILFDNNFMPANWRDILKVRDPERIVVVLDHRVPAPNAMAAGAHITGRKFAEKFGIKRVHDVGYDQGISHQLVADLGYGIPGTVLVCSDSHTCSAGVFNCLARGVGGPDVFYSAIKGETWFRCGETVRYQLTGTLPKAVTTKDAFLQIAGKHGAHATMNVEYGGPGMASLSVNARKTLTTMSAELSAEFATFEPDDVLIDWVRSRSTREFEAVYPDADAKYLDVREVDLSTLEPLVAFPDTVVQNSRPVKDAAGTRIDQAYLGSCANGTLDDLELAASVVAGKRVSAGVRFIVTPASQLVYRQALKSGALEKLADAGAIVAPPTCGACGGGHMGVIGPDEVCITASTRNFKGRMGDPSSKVYMGSPATVAASALAGYITDPREFLN, encoded by the coding sequence ATGGGCATGACCATCGCGGAAAAGATCCTCGCGAACAAAGGCGGCCGCGACGTCGTGGGGCCGGGGGACATCGTCACGGTCGAAGTCGACACAGTCATACTTTTCGACAACAACTTCATGCCGGCGAACTGGCGCGACATCCTCAAGGTGCGCGACCCCGAGCGCATCGTCGTGGTGCTCGACCATCGCGTGCCGGCGCCGAACGCGATGGCGGCGGGCGCGCACATCACGGGGCGCAAGTTCGCCGAGAAGTTCGGCATCAAGCGCGTGCACGACGTCGGCTACGACCAGGGCATCAGCCATCAGCTCGTCGCCGACCTCGGTTACGGCATTCCCGGCACGGTGCTCGTGTGCAGCGACTCCCACACCTGCAGCGCCGGCGTCTTCAACTGCCTGGCGCGCGGCGTCGGCGGCCCCGACGTCTTCTACTCCGCGATCAAGGGCGAGACGTGGTTCCGTTGCGGTGAGACCGTGCGCTACCAGCTCACCGGCACCCTGCCGAAAGCGGTCACGACCAAGGACGCGTTCCTGCAGATCGCGGGCAAGCACGGCGCGCACGCGACGATGAACGTCGAGTACGGCGGTCCCGGCATGGCGAGCCTGTCCGTCAACGCGCGCAAGACACTGACGACGATGTCGGCCGAGCTCTCGGCCGAGTTCGCGACCTTCGAGCCCGACGACGTGCTGATCGACTGGGTGCGCTCGCGCAGCACCCGCGAGTTCGAGGCGGTGTATCCGGACGCCGACGCGAAGTATCTCGACGTCCGCGAGGTCGATCTCTCGACGCTCGAGCCGCTGGTCGCGTTCCCGGACACGGTCGTGCAGAACTCACGCCCGGTGAAGGACGCCGCCGGCACCAGGATCGACCAGGCGTATCTCGGGAGCTGCGCCAACGGCACGCTCGACGACCTCGAGCTCGCGGCCTCGGTCGTCGCGGGCAAGCGCGTCAGTGCAGGCGTGCGCTTCATCGTGACGCCCGCGTCGCAGCTCGTCTATCGGCAGGCGCTGAAGAGCGGCGCGCTGGAGAAGCTTGCCGACGCCGGCGCGATCGTGGCGCCCCCGACCTGCGGCGCGTGCGGCGGCGGCCACATGGGCGTCATCGGTCCCGACGAAGTCTGTATCACCGCCAGCACGCGCAACTTCAAGGGCCGCATGGGCGACCCGAGCTCCAAGGTGTACATGGGCTCGCCGGCGACCGTCGCGGCTTCGGCGCTGGCGGGTTACATCACCGATCCCCGCGAATTCCTGAACTGA
- a CDS encoding 3-isopropylmalate dehydratase codes for MKFTARVWKFGDNINTDLILPNVAFYLTPDEQLRYVFRANRPGWVDEMRAGDILIGGRNFGMGSSRPAARNLKNLGLSCLVADSINGLFYRNAVNFAFPAMECPGVPDLFEEGDEALVDFDAGTVTNVTRGKSLPGRTIPPQLLRIVDAGGIFPLLERDGCIAPKAAT; via the coding sequence ATGAAATTCACCGCCCGAGTCTGGAAGTTCGGCGACAACATCAACACCGACCTCATCCTGCCGAACGTCGCGTTCTATCTGACGCCCGACGAGCAGCTTCGCTACGTCTTCCGCGCCAATCGTCCGGGCTGGGTCGACGAGATGCGGGCGGGGGATATCCTGATCGGGGGACGTAACTTCGGCATGGGCTCGAGCCGTCCGGCGGCGCGCAACCTGAAGAACCTCGGGCTGTCGTGCCTGGTCGCGGACTCGATCAACGGGCTCTTCTACCGCAACGCGGTCAATTTCGCGTTTCCCGCGATGGAGTGCCCGGGCGTGCCCGACCTCTTCGAAGAAGGCGACGAAGCGCTCGTCGACTTCGACGCGGGCACGGTGACCAACGTGACGCGGGGCAAGTCGCTCCCGGGCCGCACGATACCGCCGCAGCTCCTGCGCATCGTCGACGCCGGCGGGATCTTCCCGCTGCTCGAGCGCGACGGGTGCATCGCGCCCAAGGCCGCTACGTAG
- a CDS encoding EAL domain-containing protein, which produces MRAREEAELARTIETLLVQSGEYAAARIASDADGQDAASSAPDAVSIPLVMAGRAFGQLVAQPVRPAGPLELRRLQDLAQDVAYALGRLKRAAARRAVAVSARRLRETFEHAAVGITRIDLSGRFIDVNQKFCDMLGYTRDELIGRQTIDVTAPGDYGTGAAFRELAKAGRATSSVVEKRYVRKDGTYVWAKRTMSPAYDEIGTVVDVISIVEDITARKTAEEALAREHMLLRTIIDALPHYIYVKGADGRLTMANRSWLAARGLTIDEARGKTIYDVFPPDLAASLEAQDRPILALGQSIIDHEQHVVYTKPDGSLHDRWSLTTKVPLRDSAGAIIGVVGISRDMTERKLIEASLLESEQQLRAMFENADVGISVSGLDLNYLRVNDKYCRIVGYTREEMLGMSIADVNTPENLEALKAYRDRVLRGEAPEQVREKQLVRKDGTPVWVSMATSLVRAADGAPRYFIAVIQDISEAKRAAELLKRSEEQFRRLAHYDSLTRLPNRALFYDRLAHALAQARRNKWTLAVLFIDVDRFKHVNDTFGHTVGDQLLKMVSERLAACVRSDDTVGRLSGDEFAIVLSRVAEAEDAAIIAQKAVDSFNQPFLLEGAEVFVTASIGITVYPNDGEDQDILIRNADVAMYRAKELGRNNFQFYTSELNRRTREMMSLEAELRRAIERDEFVLHYQPKVSVATGRITGVEALLRWMHPERGLVPPGDFIPLLEETGLVVQAGSWVLDAVCRQIKAWQAAGIDPVPVAINLSARQFVAPDLAGSIRRALEKHGADAALLEVEITESAIMHNTDEAIRTLEYLQSLGVQTAVDDFGTGYSSLGYLKRFPLRALKIDRSFVRDITTDPDDATITQAVISMAHSLELKVIAEGVETEAQLEFLERYGCDEVQGFIYSRPLPADECGALIADDRSA; this is translated from the coding sequence ATGCGCGCACGCGAGGAGGCCGAGCTCGCGCGCACGATCGAGACCCTGCTCGTCCAGTCCGGCGAATACGCCGCCGCGAGGATCGCGTCCGACGCGGACGGACAGGATGCGGCTTCGAGCGCGCCTGACGCGGTCTCGATCCCGCTGGTCATGGCCGGCCGCGCGTTCGGCCAGCTCGTGGCGCAGCCGGTACGGCCCGCAGGTCCGCTCGAGCTGCGGCGGCTGCAAGACCTCGCGCAGGACGTCGCTTACGCGCTGGGGCGCCTGAAGCGGGCAGCGGCACGGCGCGCGGTCGCGGTGAGCGCGCGCCGGCTGCGCGAGACGTTCGAGCACGCGGCGGTCGGCATCACGCGCATCGACCTCTCCGGGCGCTTCATCGACGTCAATCAGAAGTTCTGCGACATGCTCGGCTACACGCGCGACGAGCTGATCGGGCGCCAGACGATCGACGTGACGGCGCCGGGCGACTACGGCACCGGGGCGGCGTTCCGCGAGCTGGCGAAAGCCGGGCGCGCCACGAGCTCGGTCGTCGAGAAGCGCTACGTGCGCAAGGACGGGACGTACGTGTGGGCCAAACGCACGATGTCCCCCGCCTACGACGAGATCGGCACCGTCGTCGACGTCATCAGCATCGTCGAGGACATCACCGCGCGCAAGACGGCCGAGGAGGCGCTCGCACGCGAGCACATGCTGCTGCGCACGATCATCGACGCGCTGCCGCACTACATCTACGTCAAGGGCGCCGACGGCAGGCTCACGATGGCGAACCGGTCGTGGCTGGCCGCGCGGGGGCTGACGATCGACGAGGCGCGCGGCAAGACGATTTACGATGTCTTTCCGCCGGACCTCGCGGCGAGCCTGGAAGCGCAGGACCGTCCCATACTCGCGCTCGGCCAGTCGATCATCGACCACGAGCAGCACGTGGTCTACACCAAGCCCGACGGCAGCCTGCACGACCGCTGGTCGCTGACGACCAAGGTCCCGCTGCGCGATTCGGCCGGGGCCATCATCGGCGTCGTCGGCATCAGCCGCGACATGACCGAGCGCAAGCTGATCGAGGCGTCGCTCCTGGAAAGCGAGCAGCAACTGCGCGCGATGTTCGAGAACGCCGACGTGGGCATCTCGGTGAGCGGACTCGATCTCAACTACCTGCGCGTGAACGACAAGTACTGCCGCATCGTCGGCTACACGCGCGAAGAGATGCTCGGGATGAGCATCGCCGACGTGAACACGCCGGAGAACCTCGAGGCGCTGAAGGCCTACAGGGACCGCGTGCTGCGCGGCGAGGCGCCCGAGCAGGTGCGCGAGAAACAGCTCGTGCGCAAGGACGGCACGCCGGTCTGGGTCTCGATGGCGACTTCGCTGGTGCGCGCCGCGGACGGCGCGCCGCGCTATTTCATCGCGGTGATCCAGGACATCTCCGAGGCGAAGCGCGCGGCCGAGCTCCTGAAGCGCAGCGAGGAGCAGTTCCGCCGCCTCGCCCATTACGACAGCCTGACGCGGCTGCCGAACCGCGCGCTGTTCTACGACCGCCTGGCGCACGCGCTGGCGCAGGCGCGGCGCAACAAGTGGACGCTCGCGGTGCTCTTCATCGACGTCGACCGCTTCAAGCACGTCAACGACACCTTCGGCCACACCGTGGGCGACCAGTTGCTCAAGATGGTGTCCGAGCGCCTGGCGGCGTGCGTGCGCAGCGACGACACCGTCGGCCGGCTCTCGGGCGACGAGTTCGCGATCGTGCTCTCGCGCGTCGCCGAGGCCGAGGACGCGGCGATCATCGCGCAGAAAGCGGTCGATTCGTTCAACCAGCCTTTCCTGCTCGAAGGCGCCGAGGTCTTCGTCACCGCGAGCATCGGCATCACCGTCTATCCCAACGACGGGGAGGACCAGGACATCCTGATCCGCAACGCGGACGTGGCGATGTACCGCGCCAAGGAGCTCGGCCGCAACAACTTCCAGTTCTATACGAGCGAGCTCAATCGCCGCACGCGGGAGATGATGAGCCTCGAAGCCGAGCTGCGCCGCGCCATCGAGCGCGACGAGTTCGTCCTGCACTACCAGCCCAAGGTGAGCGTGGCGACCGGCCGCATCACCGGCGTCGAAGCGCTGCTGCGCTGGATGCACCCCGAGCGCGGGCTCGTGCCGCCGGGCGATTTCATCCCGCTGCTCGAGGAGACCGGCCTCGTGGTGCAGGCGGGCTCGTGGGTGCTCGACGCGGTATGCCGGCAGATCAAGGCGTGGCAGGCGGCCGGCATAGACCCCGTGCCGGTGGCGATCAACCTCTCGGCACGGCAGTTCGTCGCGCCCGACCTCGCCGGCAGCATCCGGCGCGCGCTGGAGAAGCACGGCGCGGACGCCGCGCTGCTCGAAGTGGAGATCACCGAGAGCGCGATCATGCACAACACCGACGAGGCGATACGCACCCTCGAGTACCTGCAATCGCTCGGCGTGCAGACCGCGGTCGACGATTTCGGCACCGGCTATTCGAGCCTGGGCTATCTCAAGCGTTTCCCGCTGCGCGCGCTGAAGATCGACCGCTCGTTCGTGCGCGACATCACCACCGATCCCGACGACGCGACGATCACCCAGGCGGTGATCTCGATGGCGCACAGCCTCGAGCTCAAGGTCATCGCCGAAGGCGTCGAGACCGAGGCGCAGCTCGAGTTCCTCGAGCGCTACGGCTGCGACGAGGTGCAGGGGTTCATCTACTCCAGGCCGCTGCCGGCGGACGAGTGCGGCGCGCTCATCGCCGACGACCGATCGGCGTAG
- a CDS encoding amidase codes for MTADLHYLTVAQAADLIKARKLSPVELTQGLIARTDALDDQLDAYIARTSDIALWAARRAEQDISKGDYRGPLHGVPFALKDIYNTKGTATTGGSKVAIDNVPEEDAATTAKLVEAGAVLCGKLQTHEFAHGGPSFDLPWPPSRNPWNLEHFTGGSSSGSGAALAAGLVPAALGSDTGGSIRGPASFCGITGFMPTYGLVSRYGVIPNSFTFDHCGPMARTVEDCAILLQAIAGHDPRDPGSIEQPIPDYRASLRGDIRGLRIGVLRHYWEEDLPGPDDQRAMMEEAIRVFADLGAKVETARARPMMEGLDIKVIIGESELFSVHYDNLVTRPGDFGRDFLGRALPACLFTASDYVQASREHRRYLAEMQPLYDRYDVLLTCGFGPAPRLDEHRTVNFYKRSNVFTPSNVARNPALVLCGGFSKNGLPLGLQIIGRPGDDARVLKTGHAFQQATDWHTRHPKLEPGTPQPKVTPGNEPVRPDLDAKTVSLVERMAKRAGLNLNEREMTILLETAPYALAMAERIRKPRDRMEPLSLVFRFT; via the coding sequence ATGACAGCCGACCTCCACTATCTCACCGTCGCACAGGCGGCCGACCTCATCAAAGCGCGCAAGCTCTCGCCGGTCGAGCTCACGCAGGGGCTGATCGCCCGCACCGACGCGCTCGACGATCAGCTCGACGCCTACATCGCGCGCACGTCCGACATCGCGCTATGGGCCGCGCGGCGCGCGGAGCAGGACATCTCGAAAGGCGACTATCGCGGTCCGCTGCACGGCGTGCCGTTCGCGCTCAAAGACATCTACAACACCAAGGGCACGGCGACGACGGGCGGCTCCAAAGTCGCGATCGACAACGTTCCCGAAGAGGATGCCGCGACGACGGCGAAGCTCGTCGAAGCAGGTGCGGTGCTGTGCGGCAAGCTCCAGACGCACGAGTTCGCGCACGGCGGCCCTTCGTTCGATCTGCCGTGGCCGCCTTCGCGCAACCCGTGGAACCTCGAGCACTTCACCGGCGGCTCGTCGAGCGGTTCGGGCGCGGCGCTCGCCGCGGGCCTCGTTCCCGCGGCGCTGGGCTCGGACACCGGAGGCTCCATCCGGGGCCCCGCGTCGTTCTGCGGCATCACCGGCTTCATGCCGACCTACGGGCTCGTCAGCCGTTACGGGGTCATTCCCAACTCGTTCACTTTCGATCACTGCGGGCCGATGGCGCGCACCGTCGAGGACTGCGCGATCCTGCTCCAGGCGATCGCCGGGCACGACCCCCGCGATCCCGGCAGCATCGAGCAGCCCATCCCCGATTACCGCGCGTCTTTGCGCGGCGACATCAGGGGCTTGCGCATCGGGGTGCTGCGGCATTACTGGGAGGAGGACCTCCCCGGCCCCGACGACCAGCGCGCGATGATGGAGGAAGCGATCCGCGTGTTCGCGGACCTCGGCGCGAAAGTGGAGACCGCGCGCGCGAGGCCGATGATGGAAGGGCTCGACATCAAGGTGATCATCGGCGAGAGCGAGCTCTTCTCCGTCCACTACGACAACCTCGTTACGCGCCCGGGCGATTTCGGCCGCGACTTCCTCGGCCGCGCGCTGCCGGCGTGCCTCTTCACGGCGAGCGACTACGTGCAGGCGTCGCGCGAGCACCGGCGCTATCTCGCCGAGATGCAGCCGCTCTACGACCGCTACGACGTGCTCCTCACGTGCGGCTTCGGCCCCGCGCCGCGGCTCGACGAGCACCGCACGGTCAACTTCTACAAGCGCTCGAACGTCTTCACGCCGTCGAACGTCGCGCGCAATCCCGCGCTCGTGCTGTGCGGCGGGTTCTCGAAGAACGGGCTGCCGCTCGGGCTGCAGATCATCGGCCGTCCGGGCGACGATGCGCGCGTGCTGAAGACCGGTCACGCCTTCCAGCAGGCGACCGACTGGCACACGCGCCATCCCAAGCTCGAGCCCGGAACGCCCCAGCCGAAAGTCACGCCGGGCAACGAGCCGGTGCGGCCCGACCTCGACGCGAAGACCGTGTCGCTGGTCGAGCGGATGGCGAAGCGCGCGGGACTGAACCTGAACGAGCGCGAGATGACGATACTGCTAGAAACCGCGCCGTATGCGCTCGCCATGGCGGAGCGCATCCGCAAGCCGCGCGATCGGATGGAGCCGCTGTCTTTGGTGTTTCGGTTTACCTGA
- a CDS encoding alpha/beta hydrolase yields MDNPKSAQAPHTRRWTEQRWLIDNVIRSVGIDWDQPRSVNYNAPCGPEANADFAGIRERVKKYADISPAFETAARRREAKAREAERAGEHVTARQNFFIAAVQYAASQWPYDENNDRNLYLNQKKRECYTCYAHYADRKVEQAWIPFRGSALPGWFHLPPGYSGGRIPAVVSIPGMDGFKEASVAMYGDRWLSRGIAVLSVEGPGQYESAVLGIHVSMESWIEAGRAIMEWMRDRPEIDPERIGVVGQSFGSFFATISCASEPRYRACAVAATCLEPGFHTIFEEASPTFKQRFMYMSGYGDEAAFDAFVKTLTWEGYADRIRAPYLCIAGEMDELSPLEHTERFMRTLQCPKRLVVYQDCRHSVGNVPSTHLGPTPPVLAADCMAARLAGKPFESERWFVQSNGQLAKSAF; encoded by the coding sequence ATGGACAATCCGAAGAGCGCGCAGGCGCCTCACACCCGGCGCTGGACCGAGCAGCGCTGGCTGATCGACAACGTGATCCGCTCGGTCGGCATCGACTGGGACCAGCCGCGCAGCGTCAATTACAACGCGCCCTGCGGTCCCGAGGCCAACGCCGACTTCGCCGGCATCCGCGAGCGCGTGAAGAAGTACGCGGACATCTCGCCGGCGTTCGAAACCGCCGCGCGGCGCCGCGAGGCGAAGGCGCGCGAAGCCGAGCGCGCGGGCGAGCACGTCACCGCGCGCCAAAATTTCTTCATCGCCGCAGTGCAGTACGCCGCGTCGCAGTGGCCGTACGACGAGAACAACGACCGCAACCTGTATCTGAACCAGAAGAAGCGCGAGTGTTACACCTGCTACGCGCACTACGCCGACCGCAAGGTCGAGCAGGCGTGGATCCCGTTCCGCGGCAGCGCGCTGCCGGGCTGGTTCCACCTGCCGCCGGGCTACAGCGGAGGGCGCATCCCGGCCGTCGTCTCGATTCCCGGCATGGACGGCTTCAAGGAAGCGAGCGTGGCGATGTACGGCGACCGCTGGCTGTCGCGCGGCATCGCGGTGCTCTCGGTCGAAGGCCCGGGCCAGTACGAGAGCGCGGTGCTCGGCATCCACGTCTCGATGGAGAGCTGGATCGAGGCGGGGCGCGCGATCATGGAATGGATGCGCGACCGGCCCGAGATCGACCCCGAGCGCATCGGCGTCGTCGGGCAGAGCTTCGGCAGCTTCTTCGCGACGATCTCGTGCGCGTCGGAGCCGCGCTATAGAGCTTGTGCTGTCGCCGCGACGTGCCTGGAGCCGGGTTTCCACACGATCTTCGAGGAAGCGTCGCCGACGTTCAAGCAGCGCTTCATGTACATGTCCGGCTACGGCGACGAAGCGGCGTTCGACGCGTTCGTGAAGACCCTGACGTGGGAAGGCTACGCCGACAGGATCCGCGCGCCCTACCTTTGCATCGCGGGCGAGATGGACGAGCTCTCGCCTTTGGAGCACACCGAGCGCTTCATGCGCACGCTGCAATGTCCGAAGCGCCTCGTCGTGTACCAGGACTGCCGCCATTCGGTCGGCAACGTGCCTTCGACCCATCTCGGACCCACCCCGCCGGTGCTCGCCGCCGACTGCATGGCGGCGCGGCTCGCGGGCAAGCCGTTCGAGAGCGAGCGCTGGTTCGTGCAGTCCAACGGGCAGCTGGCGAAGAGCGCGTTCTAA
- a CDS encoding tripartite tricarboxylate transporter substrate binding protein: protein MGRCIAAALALACASVAHAQQDYPNKPIRVIVPSVAGGGTDSSTRIVVGKLGESLGQRIVVDNRAGAGSIIGTEMVAKSPPDGYTLLAAISSMTIQPSMTRNLSFDPVKDFSPVSLFVRLPNMLVGHPSLQPKNVKELIAFAKARPGQLSFASAGTGSNLHLCMEMFLSMTGLKMVHVPYKGASQAVADVAAGYVPFMVTNMITGTAQTKAGRLRAYGVTSAKRSDAAPDVPTIAEQGVTGYEAVQWYGLMAPAGTPREIVAKLHKGVVFALQDKGVRDLFHASGAEPVGNTPEEFSALVKSEVMKWGKVVKAAGLKPE from the coding sequence ATGGGCCGATGCATCGCCGCCGCGCTCGCGCTCGCATGCGCGAGCGTCGCGCACGCGCAGCAGGATTATCCGAACAAGCCGATACGTGTGATCGTGCCGTCCGTCGCGGGCGGCGGCACCGACTCGAGCACGCGCATCGTCGTGGGAAAGCTCGGCGAATCGCTCGGGCAGCGCATCGTGGTCGACAACCGGGCCGGCGCAGGCTCGATCATCGGCACCGAGATGGTGGCGAAGTCGCCTCCGGACGGCTACACGCTGCTGGCCGCGATCAGCTCGATGACGATACAGCCGTCGATGACGCGCAACCTCTCCTTCGACCCGGTGAAGGACTTCTCGCCGGTCTCGCTGTTCGTGCGCCTGCCGAACATGCTCGTGGGCCATCCGTCGCTCCAGCCCAAGAACGTGAAGGAGCTGATCGCGTTCGCGAAGGCGCGGCCCGGGCAGCTCTCGTTCGCGTCGGCGGGAACGGGCTCCAACCTGCACCTGTGCATGGAGATGTTTCTCAGCATGACGGGCCTCAAGATGGTCCACGTGCCTTACAAGGGCGCGTCGCAGGCCGTCGCCGACGTCGCCGCGGGTTACGTTCCGTTCATGGTCACCAACATGATCACCGGCACGGCGCAGACCAAAGCGGGCAGGCTGCGCGCCTACGGCGTCACGAGCGCGAAGCGGTCCGACGCCGCGCCCGACGTGCCGACGATCGCGGAGCAGGGCGTGACCGGCTACGAGGCGGTGCAGTGGTACGGCCTGATGGCGCCCGCCGGCACGCCGCGCGAGATCGTCGCGAAGCTGCACAAGGGCGTCGTCTTCGCGCTCCAGGACAAAGGCGTCAGGGACCTCTTCCACGCGAGCGGCGCCGAGCCGGTCGGCAACACGCCGGAGGAATTCAGCGCGCTGGTGAAGAGCGAAGTGATGAAGTGGGGGAAGGTGGTGAAGGCCGCCGGCCTAAAGCCGGAATAA
- a CDS encoding heme-binding protein, which yields MPKLTLAQANRIIEGAFAKGREMKIKPLGIVVLDDAGHVVSAQREDGASMFRLDVAKGKAWAAVAMGASSRALWKRSKDNPSFFVTLAATAEGKFLPQTGAALIRDKDGAILGAAGGSGGTGDEDEACCVYGIEQAGLVADAKE from the coding sequence ATGCCCAAGCTCACCCTGGCCCAGGCCAACAGGATCATCGAAGGCGCTTTCGCCAAAGGCCGCGAGATGAAGATCAAGCCGCTCGGCATCGTCGTGCTCGACGATGCGGGCCACGTCGTGTCCGCGCAGCGCGAGGACGGCGCGAGCATGTTCCGGCTCGACGTCGCCAAGGGCAAAGCGTGGGCGGCGGTCGCGATGGGTGCTTCAAGCCGCGCGCTATGGAAGCGCTCGAAGGACAACCCCAGCTTCTTCGTGACCCTCGCGGCGACCGCCGAAGGCAAGTTCCTGCCGCAGACCGGCGCCGCGCTCATCCGCGACAAGGACGGCGCCATCCTCGGCGCCGCCGGCGGCAGCGGCGGCACGGGGGACGAGGACGAGGCGTGCTGTGTTTACGGCATCGAGCAGGCGGGGCTGGTGGCTGACGCGAAGGAGTGA
- a CDS encoding tripartite tricarboxylate transporter substrate binding protein, with amino-acid sequence MRAWTFAALAALACAPAALAQTWKPTKPVEIVVGSAPGGAPDVMARLVQNIFQGKGLVPSSTVVNKPGGGNTVGWAYLNQHAGDGHYIATYSPTVIGNRIMGTSPLTYTDFTPLNILAREYVVFAVKADSPIASMKELTARLKKDSQSVSFAFATARGNHNHIVLSMYLKSIGVDPKVAKAVVYPGGGPAMTAMLGGHVDVYVAAPRSMLPMQKDGRVKILGVSAPQRQPGALAELVTMKEQGYDAVFFTWRGFMGPRGMKAPEVAYWDSVFAKLAQSEEWRKDTEQNFWNADYLLSAETRKHLDREFALLGGILNELGLAKKE; translated from the coding sequence ATGAGAGCATGGACCTTCGCGGCGCTGGCCGCGCTCGCCTGCGCGCCCGCCGCGCTGGCGCAGACGTGGAAACCCACCAAGCCGGTCGAGATCGTCGTCGGCTCCGCGCCGGGCGGCGCCCCCGACGTGATGGCGCGCCTGGTGCAGAACATCTTCCAGGGCAAAGGGCTGGTACCGTCGAGCACGGTCGTCAACAAGCCGGGGGGCGGCAACACGGTGGGCTGGGCGTACCTCAACCAGCACGCCGGCGACGGCCACTACATCGCGACCTATTCGCCGACCGTGATCGGCAACAGGATCATGGGCACGAGCCCGCTCACCTACACCGACTTCACGCCGCTCAACATCCTCGCGCGCGAGTACGTGGTGTTCGCCGTCAAGGCGGACTCGCCGATCGCGTCGATGAAGGAGCTGACCGCGAGGCTGAAAAAGGACTCGCAGTCGGTGAGCTTCGCCTTCGCGACCGCGCGCGGCAACCACAATCACATCGTGCTCTCGATGTACCTCAAGTCGATCGGCGTCGATCCCAAGGTCGCGAAAGCGGTGGTGTATCCCGGCGGCGGCCCGGCCATGACCGCGATGCTCGGCGGCCACGTCGACGTGTACGTCGCCGCGCCGCGCAGCATGCTGCCCATGCAGAAGGACGGCCGGGTGAAGATCCTCGGCGTCTCGGCGCCGCAGCGCCAGCCGGGCGCCCTCGCCGAGCTCGTGACGATGAAGGAACAGGGCTACGACGCGGTGTTCTTCACGTGGCGCGGCTTCATGGGCCCGCGCGGCATGAAAGCGCCCGAAGTCGCTTACTGGGACTCGGTGTTCGCCAAGCTCGCGCAGAGCGAGGAATGGCGCAAGGACACCGAGCAGAATTTCTGGAACGCGGATTACCTGCTGTCAGCCGAGACTCGCAAGCATCTCGATCGCGAGTTTGCGCTGCTCGGCGGGATACTCAATGAGCTGGGGTTGGCGAAGAAGGAGTGA